A window of Eucalyptus grandis isolate ANBG69807.140 chromosome 4, ASM1654582v1, whole genome shotgun sequence genomic DNA:
aataatagtatagtttattatttgataaaaaaatttattaagcAATAGtggaagggaataaaaaaaaaagagatggaaaaaaataataaaaaataagcaaataaaaattaagtagAAGCACAgattttaaatgaacaaattccaacttgaaaaatgatctttctaattctcGAAGAATGAGGggcaatgaaattttttattaaaaaaaaaaaaaaattacctttgccatctccttctcctttgtaTCTTTGGTTCACGTTGAAGCTTCATGACTCTCCTAATTATAGCTCTCCAGTTCATGTGAAAAGTACATGAAAGTAGTACTAGAGTCGGAACTCCTCCGTGACTTTATAAgttgaaatttcacaaaagtAACGAGGGAGTCAAAGTATTATACTTTTTGTAATTGCAAAAGTGACTAatcatattttctctctcttattagATTTGATAATGATTTATGAAAGATTTTTGTAATGTCCATTTGTGCATTTTTATACAAGTTCATAAATACCAAACAATGAACATGTTAGGATATGAAAATATCTAGTTTTATTACTATAACTTACAAACAGTGAATTGAATAtagcaaaatatttgaattccATATCCTTTCTCATCATATTCTGATTAGAAATCCAGACAACTAAATACAGTCTTAGATTGAGGAAGATACTAACAGGACAAACATCTCACAGCTCATCAAGGAGTAGAATCTGGGTTTTAACATCAGTATTACCACCTCCATCCCCAAGCTCATCACAAGATGATAAGAGAAAATAAGATGGAAGGGTCCTTGATGTGTTATGTCACCCTGTGAATTGCACCGCCTACAAAATATCACACTCTCCCCTCGTAAGCGTGCCATGAGATGTTCGAGAGCACGAAATACACCATCCTGTACAATCTAGATTCAAATTACGCGCTCATGAACGTTGCTAATGTCTTTAGTATCTGCTCCATAGGGGGCCTCTCTTTTGCTACTTCATTTGTACACTCTAAGGCCATCTCTAACACCTGCATGGCCTGGCTCCTCTCCCTCCCATCCGCGCCGAAGTCAAAGAAATCCATCCGCCCCTCCAcgatctcctccttcttccgcAGTACGCACTTCCGGTAGTCACCCATCCCCTTGTCCCCGCTGATGACGTCGAGCATCACGACCCCAAAGTTGTATACGTCCCCCTTCGGGCTCATCTCGTCGGAGTGGACGCTCTCGGAtgtggcggcggaggagggggACGGTGGCATGCACTGCCCCGTGTCGGAGATGTCGGTGCGGCGTGCCAGCTGGGCAAAGCCGTAGTCCGAGAGGCAGGCGGTGAAGTCGGTGTTGATCATGATGTTGGCGGATTTGATGTTGCCGTGCACGTTCATCTGCATCTTCCTCTCCTTGGGAGGGGAGAGGGAGTGGATGAAGAGGATGGCCTGTGCAGCTGTGAAGAGGATCTTGAGCCGCTGGCTCCAGTTCAGGGCTGTGTGTCCGCAGTCCCTCCCACCTTTCAAAATTTACAAAGAGAGAAAGATTAGAAGACAGTGATTTTCTGTGTTGAGAGAGTTCAGACGAGAAAGAACGATTCGCCTTGGAAAAAACAAGTGATGCTCACCAGAGAGGAGGTCACGGAGGCTGCCCATGGGGCAGTAATCGCAGAGCACGAACTTGATCCGCTTGGAGTAGAGGTACGCCAACACCGGCACGAGGTGCTCGCACCTCCTGCTGATCTGCGCCACCTTCTGCAGCCTCCTCCCGAACTCCCCCTTCCCCACGCCCACCGCCCGGAACCTCTTGAGCGCGCACACCTTCCCTCCCAGGAACACCACCTTCTCCGTGATCCCCAGGCAGCTCTCCCCCATCACCCCGACCG
This region includes:
- the LOC104443097 gene encoding probable inactive receptor kinase At5g58300; this translates as MGESCLGITEKVVFLGGKVCALKRFRAVGVGKGEFGRRLQKVAQISRRCEHLVPVLAYLYSKRIKFVLCDYCPMGSLRDLLSGGRDCGHTALNWSQRLKILFTAAQAILFIHSLSPPKERKMQMNVHGNIKSANIMINTDFTACLSDYGFAQLARRTDISDTGQCMPPSPSSAATSESVHSDEMSPKGDVYNFGVVMLDVISGDKGMGDYRKCVLRKKEEIVEGRMDFFDFGADGRERSQAMQVLEMALECTNEVAKERPPMEQILKTLATFMSA